Proteins from one Candidatus Margulisiibacteriota bacterium genomic window:
- a CDS encoding sugar phosphate nucleotidyltransferase, whose product MFNTIILAAGKGTRLKTESSKVAVELINKPIILHLLDNISKCIIQENTYLIIGHKGEEVQQIVQAKYPNTQFVWQKEQLGTGHAVAQVEPVINMNNSSTLILAGDVPLVSEEMIKNFFEYHSIQKSDVTVLTTKIDDPKGYGRIIRDASFNRLLKIVEEKDADETEKKICEINSGIYLVKTSLLFSLLKEIKPNNKQKEFYLTDIIKIGNEKHLSIHPYLFHEYNLLRGINSRHDLSNIAQYIYKASVEKHLSNGITLLSPETTFIEPEVKIEQDVVIEPFVHLKGKTFIKQGSRVCSHVYLQDYISKPKEMIKAYFKN is encoded by the coding sequence ATGTTCAACACCATCATCCTTGCAGCAGGTAAAGGAACAAGACTGAAAACAGAAAGCAGTAAAGTTGCAGTTGAGCTGATTAATAAGCCAATTATCTTGCACTTACTAGACAATATTTCTAAATGTATTATTCAAGAAAACACTTATCTCATCATTGGTCATAAAGGTGAAGAAGTTCAGCAAATAGTACAAGCCAAATACCCTAACACACAGTTTGTCTGGCAAAAGGAACAACTTGGTACTGGACATGCAGTTGCGCAGGTTGAACCAGTCATCAATATGAATAATTCTTCAACATTGATACTAGCAGGAGACGTTCCTCTGGTTAGCGAAGAAATGATTAAAAACTTTTTCGAATACCATTCCATTCAAAAGTCAGATGTAACTGTTTTAACAACAAAAATCGATGACCCAAAAGGATATGGGAGAATTATCCGTGATGCTAGTTTTAATAGACTACTTAAAATAGTAGAAGAAAAAGATGCAGATGAAACAGAGAAAAAAATCTGTGAAATAAACTCGGGTATTTATTTAGTCAAAACTAGCCTACTATTTAGCTTACTTAAAGAAATTAAGCCGAACAACAAACAAAAGGAATTTTACCTTACTGACATCATCAAAATAGGAAATGAAAAGCACCTAAGCATTCATCCATACTTATTCCATGAGTACAATTTACTAAGAGGAATTAACTCTAGACATGATTTATCTAATATTGCTCAATATATATACAAAGCCTCCGTAGAGAAACACCTCTCTAATGGTATTACGCTATTAAGTCCCGAAACAACATTCATCGAACCAGAAGTTAAAATTGAACAAGACGTTGTGATTGAACCTTTTGTTCATTTAAAGGGAAAGACTTTTATTAAACAAGGATCTAGGGTTTGTAGTCATGTATATTTACAAGATTATATCTCAAAACCAAAAGAAATGATTAAAGCCTACTTTAAAAATTAG